A window from Peromyscus eremicus chromosome 5, PerEre_H2_v1, whole genome shotgun sequence encodes these proteins:
- the LOC131911237 gene encoding serpin B9-like, which translates to MNTLSEANGNFAIHLLKMLCESNPSENVCYSPVSISSALAMVLLGAKGDTAVQMSQALGLNTEKDVHQGFQGLLSNLNKPNRKYSLRTANRLFAESTCEFLTTFKESCLQFYHSELEQLSFVKAAEESRKHINTWVSKQTEGKIPELLSGGSVDSETRLVLVNALYFKGKWQKEFDKERTREMPFKINQREKRPVQMMYQKGVFNLAYVEEVQAQVLVIPYDGMELSLMVLIPVDGVDLSKVEDNLTFEKLTSWTKPDFMRRTRAAVLLPKFKLQENYDMKSVFQHLGMVDVFQGGKADLSGMSLERNLCVSECVHKSVVEVNEEGTEAAASTMVNISCDSSRGDLRFCADHPFLFFIRHNETNTLLFCGRFSSP; encoded by the exons ATGAATACTCTGTCTGAAGCAAATGGCAACTTTGCCATCCACCTTTTAAAGATGCTCTGTGAAAGCAACCCTTCGGAAAATGTTTGTTATTCTCCTGtgagcatctcctctgctctagCTATGGTCCTCTTGGGGGCGAAGGGAGACACTGCAGTCCAGATGTCTCAG GCACTTGGTTTAAACACAGAGAAAGACGTTCATCAAGGCTTCCAGGGGCTGCTCAGTAACCTGAACAAGCCCAACAGAAAGTACTCGCTTAGAACAGCCAACAGGCTCTTTGCAGAGAGCACTTGTGAATTTCTCACA ACCTTTAAGGAGTCCTGTCTTCAGTTCTACCACTCAGAGCTGGAGCAGCTGTCCTTTGTCAAAGCAGCAGAGGAGTCCCGGAAACACATAAACACGTGGGTCTCCAAACAGACTGAAG GGAAAATTCCAGAGTTGCTGTCGGGTGGCTCAGTTGATTCTGAGACCAGGCTGGTTCTTGTCAATGCCTTATATTTCAAAGGAAAGTGGCAAAAAGAGTTTGACAAAGAACGCACAAGGGAAATGCCCTTTAAAATAAACCAG AGGGAGAAAAGACCAGTGCAGATGATGTATCAGAAAGGCGTATTTAACCTCGCCTATGTGGAAGAAGTTCAGGCACAGGTGCTGGTGATACCCTACGATGGCATGGAGCTGAGCTTGATGGTCCTGATCCCAGTTGATGGTGTGGACCTCAGCAAG GTGGAAGACAATCTCACTTTTGAGAAGTTAACATCCTGGACCAAACCAGACTTTATGAGGAGGACTAGAGCAGCGGTTCTTCTTCCAAAATTTAAACTGCAAGAGAATTATGACATGAAGTCTGTGTTTCAGCACTTGGGAATGGTGGATGTCTTCCAAGGGGGCAAAGCTGACTTATCCGGAATGTCTCTGGAGAGAAacctgtgtgtgtctgagtgtgttcaCAAGAGTGTTGTGGAGGTGAATGAAGAAGGCACCGAGGCTGCAGCCTCCACCATGGTAAATATAAGCTGTGATTCATCTCGTGGTGACCTAAGGTTTTGTGCTGAccaccccttccttttcttcatcaGGCACAATGAAACCAACACCCTCCTGTTCTGTGGCAGGTTCTCTTCTCCGTAA